A DNA window from Paraclostridium bifermentans contains the following coding sequences:
- a CDS encoding lysoplasmalogenase, with translation MTYLLLLFLFISLTFLLYFTYKPYKNYRGLSKTITSILFVFVAISGYIENNTNFAYFIFILLGLIFSLFGDVFLIYAKESESTMSKNFIYGLLSFSFAHIFFSVGFICISEFSIYTIIFTIILSSISLLFLKSIKGLDFKGMFNYVAFYAVVISFMFAQSLNLYLSNNSSFDILIVTIGALLFVLSDLILAFDYFYKNPPKILGALNLLVYYTAQALIALSVLYTKFA, from the coding sequence ATGACTTACTTATTGTTACTTTTTTTATTTATTTCTTTAACATTCTTATTATATTTTACATATAAACCTTATAAAAATTATCGTGGACTATCTAAAACAATAACTAGTATATTATTTGTATTTGTTGCTATAAGTGGATACATTGAAAATAATACTAACTTTGCATATTTCATATTTATATTATTAGGTCTTATATTTTCATTATTTGGAGATGTCTTTCTTATATATGCAAAAGAAAGTGAATCTACTATGAGTAAAAACTTTATATATGGCCTTTTAAGTTTTAGCTTTGCACATATATTTTTTTCTGTAGGCTTTATATGTATTAGTGAGTTTAGCATATACACTATAATTTTCACAATAATTTTATCGTCTATTTCTTTATTATTTTTAAAGTCAATAAAAGGATTAGATTTTAAAGGAATGTTTAATTATGTAGCTTTTTACGCTGTAGTTATTAGTTTTATGTTTGCTCAATCATTAAATTTGTATTTATCAAATAACTCTAGCTTCGATATTTTGATAGTTACAATAGGTGCATTGTTATTTGTACTATCTGATTTAATATTAGCTTTTGATTATTTTTATAAAAATCCACCTAAAATTCTTGGAGCGTTAAATTTATTAGTGTACTACACAGCTCAAGCTTTAATTGCATTAAGTGTGCTTTATACAAAATTCGCTTAG
- a CDS encoding PH domain-containing protein translates to MDKKLSNKAIKSWIIGRTIGLIIFISIYLVLRLVLPILEINTINYILDNYISWINMIILLIVVLIAISAYIEPFFEYKQWSYRINEEEISFTEGIFLKRSVTIPIVRIQNINLSEGPINRKFNLADVKIGTAGGSYKIPNLDKEEVEKIREFLKIKINENVREELDA, encoded by the coding sequence ATGGATAAAAAACTTAGTAATAAAGCTATTAAATCTTGGATTATAGGAAGAACAATTGGATTAATAATCTTTATATCTATTTACTTAGTGTTAAGATTGGTTCTACCTATACTTGAGATAAATACAATTAACTATATTCTTGACAACTATATATCATGGATAAATATGATTATATTGCTTATTGTTGTTTTAATTGCAATATCCGCATACATAGAACCATTCTTTGAATATAAGCAATGGAGTTATAGGATAAATGAAGAAGAAATATCTTTTACTGAAGGAATATTTTTAAAAAGAAGTGTTACGATTCCAATTGTACGAATTCAAAATATAAACTTATCAGAAGGACCTATAAATAGAAAATTTAATTTAGCTGATGTTAAGATTGGAACTGCAGGTGGAAGCTATAAAATTCCTAATCTTGATAAAGAAGAAGTCGAGAAAATTAGAGAGTTTTTAAAGATTAAAATCAATGAAAATGTTAGAGAGGAGCTTGATGCATAA
- a CDS encoding PH domain-containing protein, protein MNEELNDNKTNYENKSFTNENIKIRNNWKSLIYKLIKGTISNFGLGVLFIVFLKQWFWIAIVLFVVLDIIFSIIGWKYEYISIEDNEVHYYKGIFSKETLIIPKKSFKSMDISQNLIERLLAYKIVKIESPSKDFGIDDIKISLNNEQIDILKSFALDDLNNECTVDVNELNSIKDNEESNEIKQKKIETKKLVIYGFTSFNLFVALIFIFNILGKIDDFISSDYLSNIIDGAFKNNSQSMTIILISIGLLIFLIILKLIATVYYVIKYYNFTLLKENNNIKITYGLFSTKEFSFKDNNIKLIKIKSNPIRQFLNIYELNLIIKGYTGEGNEKIIMYPIGSLNEINDVIKEFIPDWSFKETGDGIEKGRISILIKPILLIFTISIVCYLILKTQWVWFINLTIILTLINSALKIRNLNISVDNKKVRAVNGGLFRTIHILRGRDIQAVEFKTNPIQSKNNVGKITIDYYSESSEEIKLIYMNKNYVEKLIEASK, encoded by the coding sequence ATGAATGAAGAACTTAATGACAATAAAACTAATTATGAAAATAAAAGCTTCACAAATGAAAACATAAAAATAAGAAATAATTGGAAGAGTTTAATTTATAAGCTTATAAAAGGTACGATCAGCAATTTTGGACTAGGTGTACTTTTTATAGTATTTCTAAAACAATGGTTTTGGATAGCTATAGTGTTGTTTGTAGTTTTAGACATTATATTTTCAATAATAGGATGGAAGTATGAGTATATAAGCATAGAAGATAATGAGGTACATTATTATAAGGGGATATTTTCAAAGGAAACATTAATAATACCAAAGAAAAGTTTTAAGTCTATGGATATATCACAGAACTTAATAGAAAGATTATTAGCATATAAAATTGTGAAAATAGAAAGTCCTTCAAAAGATTTTGGTATAGATGATATAAAAATAAGTTTAAATAACGAACAAATTGATATCCTTAAATCTTTTGCTCTTGATGATTTGAATAATGAATGTACAGTTGATGTAAATGAACTTAATAGTATAAAAGACAATGAAGAGTCTAACGAAATAAAACAAAAAAAGATAGAAACTAAAAAGTTAGTTATATATGGGTTTACAAGCTTTAACTTATTTGTTGCATTGATTTTTATTTTTAATATTTTAGGAAAGATAGATGATTTCATCAGTTCAGATTATTTATCAAATATTATAGATGGAGCTTTTAAAAATAATTCGCAAAGTATGACTATTATATTGATTTCTATTGGACTTTTAATTTTCTTAATTATACTAAAACTTATTGCAACTGTATATTATGTTATTAAGTATTATAATTTTACTTTATTAAAAGAGAACAATAATATAAAAATAACGTATGGTCTATTTAGCACAAAAGAGTTTTCTTTCAAAGACAATAATATAAAACTTATTAAAATTAAATCAAATCCAATAAGGCAATTTTTAAATATATATGAATTAAATTTAATTATTAAAGGTTATACAGGAGAAGGAAATGAGAAAATTATAATGTATCCAATAGGATCCCTAAACGAAATTAATGATGTTATAAAAGAATTTATTCCTGATTGGAGCTTTAAAGAAACTGGAGATGGGATAGAAAAGGGAAGAATTTCTATTTTAATAAAACCTATTTTACTAATTTTTACTATTTCTATAGTATGTTATTTAATATTAAAAACACAATGGGTTTGGTTTATTAATTTAACTATTATATTAACTTTGATAAACTCTGCACTGAAAATAAGAAATTTAAACATTAGCGTGGATAATAAAAAAGTGAGAGCTGTAAATGGGGGATTATTTAGGACTATACATATATTAAGAGGAAGAGATATACAAGCTGTTGAATTTAAAACGAATCCTATTCAATCTAAAAACAATGTAGGTAAGATTACTATTGATTATTACAGTGAATCATCAGAAGAAATCAAATTAATATATATGAATAAAAATTATGTTGAGAAGTTAATTGAAGCTTCTAAATGA